One genomic region from Puniceicoccus vermicola encodes:
- a CDS encoding phytanoyl-CoA dioxygenase family protein, producing MKNLDTQGFAIIRGVFTETELEALRGEADRVARMENSACVRHLRQKSRKFDQLARSSRLQELLPRGVFPVRSILFDKTSSENWPVTWHQDLTIAVEEKVAVEGYGPWSRKDGSIHVQPPEGLLEQMVTIRIHLDETPRSNGALRVIPGSHLNGKIGSKEVLSHVGDSEVVCECEAGDVLLMSPLLLHASKRSEFPKRRRIIHFEYAAHGSLDKRLSWYEPSPANQTE from the coding sequence AGAATTGGAAGCCCTACGCGGTGAAGCTGACCGTGTTGCGCGCATGGAAAATTCTGCGTGTGTCAGGCATCTAAGGCAAAAATCTCGAAAGTTTGATCAACTGGCCAGGTCATCCCGCCTACAGGAGCTTCTCCCTCGGGGCGTATTCCCAGTGAGAAGCATCCTATTCGATAAGACATCTAGTGAGAATTGGCCTGTCACTTGGCATCAGGACTTAACCATAGCGGTTGAAGAGAAGGTCGCAGTGGAAGGTTATGGCCCATGGTCGAGGAAGGACGGTTCGATTCACGTTCAGCCTCCTGAAGGATTGCTGGAACAAATGGTTACGATCAGGATCCATTTGGACGAGACTCCACGCTCAAACGGTGCACTGAGAGTAATCCCCGGATCACATCTAAACGGAAAGATCGGATCGAAAGAGGTCTTGTCTCATGTGGGCGATTCAGAGGTTGTCTGCGAATGTGAAGCGGGGGATGTATTGTTGATGTCGCCACTGCTTCTGCATGCGTCTAAGCGATCCGAGTTTCCGAAAAGAAGAAGAATCATACACTTTGAGTACGCAGCACATGGGTCCTTGGATAAGAGACTATCATGGTACGAACCCTCACCTGCGAACCAGACTGAGTGA
- a CDS encoding NlpC/P60 family protein, whose protein sequence is MVAVIPFVLPDGGIDPRELRQDYVRRMAEYEGTQYFWGGESSRGIDCSGLPRRAFRDALLAYGIRHFNGLAFRGYVEQWWFDASAKALGEGYRDYTVAIGATGTIQKMDYDALIPGDLAVTQNGVHIIAYVGDGQWIQADPVIGAVATLDGRTDDNIWFRTPVTTHRWQLLKQN, encoded by the coding sequence ATGGTTGCAGTAATACCATTCGTTCTGCCGGACGGTGGAATCGATCCGCGGGAATTGCGGCAGGATTATGTCCGACGAATGGCTGAGTATGAGGGAACGCAATACTTTTGGGGAGGAGAGAGTTCTCGCGGGATCGATTGCTCAGGGCTGCCACGGCGCGCCTTTCGCGACGCTCTGCTGGCCTACGGAATCAGGCACTTCAATGGGCTTGCTTTTCGCGGATACGTAGAGCAGTGGTGGTTTGATGCCAGCGCAAAGGCGCTGGGAGAAGGTTATCGGGACTACACAGTTGCGATTGGAGCGACAGGAACGATTCAAAAGATGGATTACGATGCGTTGATCCCCGGAGATCTTGCCGTGACCCAAAATGGTGTTCACATAATCGCATACGTTGGAGACGGTCAGTGGATTCAGGCTGACCCGGTTATCGGAGCGGTGGCGACTCTCGACGGCCGCACGGATGACAACATTTGGTTTCGAACACCCGTCACAACCCATCGATGGCAACTCCTTAAACAGAACTAG